CCAGTGGCCCAGGTCGACCTCGCCGTTGAGCTCGCGATGCTCGACCATCAGCTCGGGCTGGTCATGATTACCGGGCAGCCAGAACCAGGGACAGCCCAAAGACGCGAAGGCCTCTTGGGCATGGGCGTAGGACATCAGGGTCTCATCCTGACTGACGTCACCGGTCACCAGCAGTACGTCCGGGCGCTTTGCTTGGGCATGCTCAAGCACCGCATGCAGCTGGCGCAGCGGAAAGCCAGTGCGAGAGCGTGCCTCGGGATCGGCGTGCAGGTGAGTATCGGTGACCTGAACCAGACGCATCAGCGCAGCACCGGAGCGTCCAGGGAGTGACCATGCGCCATGCCGTGCTCGAGCCATTCGCCCAGGAAGCGGTTGAGCTGGAGCTTTTCATCGGGCTGGTGCATGCGCGCGTTGGGGTAGCGATAGCGGCCATGGAAATGGCGCTGGCGCTGGAAATCCGTGACCTCGGCCATGCGCACGTCATGGTAGAGGTGAACCCGCATGCAGGGCGGGTCGATGACGGCATCGAGTACTCCGGACTGGCTGACCCTCACGATGGTGGTGTAGGGGGCGCACTCGAGCACCTCGAGGTGCAGGGTGCCAAAGCGCTGCTCACGCCCGGACAGGGCGACATCGCGGCGCTCTCCGGCACCCAGCTCGCCCAGCAGGCGGCTTAGCCGCAGGTAGTTGGCGCTGCATTCGCCCTGCAGGGTCTTCAAGTCGGTGACATAGGCGTTTCTGGCCACAGGGTTACCTCCGTGCGCGCAGTGAGGCCCGCTCGCGCGCCAACCAATGGAAGGCGATCAGGCACATGGCATTGTCGAGTCGGCCGGCGTCGAGCAGCTCCCAAGCCTTCAGGTACGGTATCACATGCACCTGAATGTCTTCGTGTTCCTCGTCGAGCCCGTGCACGCCGCCAAGCCCAGCGCTGTCCACCAGGCCACAGAACAGGGTGACCCGCTCGTTGCAGGCGCCGGGGCTCGGGTAGTAGCTGTGTAGTTCGATCAGCTCACCGATCGGGCAGTTGGCCTCTTCGATGGCTTCACGTCTGGCCACCTCGGCCGGGCTTTCTCCGGGCTTGATCAGCCCCGCCACGGGCTCTAGCTTCCAGGGGCTGACCGTATCATCCAAGGCGCCAGCGCGGATCTGTTCGACCAGCACCACCGCATCGCGCTCGACATCGTAAAGCAGTACGCCCACGGCATCGAAGCGCACGTGCACCTCGCGCACCACCTCCTCGCTCCATCCTCCCTCGAAGCGCCGATGGCGAAGGCGCCGGCGCTCGAGGCGAAAGAAGCCCTGGTAAAGGCATTCGTCTTCCAGACGCTCGACATCGGCCGAGCCGAAGCGCGGTGGGTCAAGCTCGGGAGTCGGGTCGTGATGCTCGCCCATCGGGCCTCCGGGTCGAAATCAAAGAAGCCATTATCCCGACCCGACCACTCCCTGCCAACCTTGGTCATGAAGTCAGCACCGCCATTCAGCGCTCGCCGCGGGGCGGGAAACGTACATCGAAGCCGCGCGCATCGAGCTGGCGCACCTCTTGGGGACGGCCCTGGTCATCGAGGCGCACCAGGCCAATGCCGGCGCCATTCCACAGCCGCTCGCCGGCTTTGGCCCGGTCAGGATCGCGTGGACGAATACGCAGTGCACGGCGCTTCGTGAGGCGATTGAGGGGCGAGCGTGGTGCATACAGCCAGCGATTCAGGCGGTCAAACCAGTCGAGCAGGGTATCGGGAAAAGAGTTCTTCAGCCCGCTTGAGGTGATCTGCCAAAGCTGCGGCCCCCGTTGGCGGTGTCGCACTTCGATATCGTAGACGAAGGAATAGTGCACGTCGCCGGACAGAATCACGTAGTTCCCCGGCGTGCGCGAATGACGAAAGATGTTGAGCATCACGCTGGCCGCCCCGCGATGGGCCATCCAGTTCTCGGCATCCACCAGCAGTGGCTTGCCGCCCAGAGCGAAGAGCTTCTGCACGGCCTCGATCAGCTTGACGCCGAACATCGGCGCCGGCGACACGATCAGCACCGAGGGTTCATCGAGCAGTTCCTGCTGCAGATCGCACAAGGCTTCCCAGTCCATCAGCCCCGAGGGGCGATGGCGACGCGCCTCGCTGCGCCAGCGCCGGGTGCGGGTGTCGAGCATCAATAGCTTGGGCGTGCCGGGGACGATGACCTCCCAGCCCTCGAAGCGCAGCAAGCGGGCGATCACCGCATCCTGAGACGCTGCCGCCAACCAGCCGCCGCTTGTGCTCGCCGGTATTCCTGAGGGTGTTGGTGCTGTCGCTGGCGCTGCATCCTGGGGCTCGCGCGGCGGCGCTGCCTCGGCCAGCAGATTGGCCAGGTCATCGAGAGGCGCCGCCAGCCGATCCGGGTCGTTGCCCCAGCCCTGGCAGAGCAGGTAGGCCAGCAGCGCGTTGCCGATGATGCGCCGCGAGAAGTCATGGCCGTAGGCGGTTTCTTCCCAGGCCGCCGTGAGGTTCCAGTCATCGGTGACGTCATGATCGTCGAAGATCATCAGGGTCGGCACATTGGCCATTACCCGAGCCACCGCCGGCAAGCCGGCCACGAACTCCTCGATCACCGCCACTTCCTGGTCGTACTGATCACGATTGGCTGCTTCGAGGGATGGCACAGCCGGCGTGATCAGTTGCCAGGGCACCGGCGACCAGGCCAGCAGATACATGGCCAGCATTTCGGCGAAAGTAATCAGGTGATTGTGTGCATGGGCAGTGGTGAAGATCGGCTTGCGCACTCCGCCGAAGAAGCGCTCTCGCAGGGCCTCGGAGGTGTAAACGTCGGGCAGCAGCGCTTCGCGGGCATAGTAGCCCTTGGGCGAGGCATAAAGCGCAGGACTGTCTTTCACCTCGGCGCCCTCGAGGGTCTCGTCGACCAGTCCGAGACGCGCGATTAGCGCATGAATGGCGGCAAGCATGGGACCTGCGACATCGTCGGCGTATATCTGGTCACCGGTCATCAATAGCCAGGCCGGCCGTTCATGGGCTTCGCCCCAGCGTTCGCCCAGCCACTCATCGGCACGCACGAGACCATCGCCGCTGGGATGATGGGGCTTACGACAGGAGCCATGCAGCAACTGACCGATCCGGGAAGCGATCACGAAGCCGGGCAATGCGGCAGCGTCATGACAGCCACCTTGATAACGGGCATCTTGATAACACAGATGAGGCGCCCAATCGGCGATGCTGCGGGCACCTGCCGACGCATCGCGAATCACCAGGTCATAGTCGATACGCACGTCTTGCGGCAGTGGCGTCTCGAGGGTCACGTCGATCAAGTGCACGACCGCGTGGCGACCCACCGGCAGGCAGCGGCAGAGGGATTCATCAAGCACCAGTCGCCGACCCTCACTGCCGTCCGCGGGGGTCAGCACTAGCTCGAAGGGCAGCGAACGACTGCCCACCAGCCATAGCACCAGCCGCTCAGGGCTTGAACGACGCAGCAGCGGGCCGGCGAGCACATCAGGCAAAGAGGTTACGTCATCAGTCGGCATCATGGGCACCAAGAGTAGCGCAGCCTCTGGCATCGCGTCTTGCCTGTGATGGCGTCTGCACCTTGCTGTCTAGATCATGCGCTGGATATCAGCCGCGCACTCCTTGAGAAGACGCGTTGAAGACGGGCTTTCGCCAGGCGCTTCATCCCAGCGTGTTATCCCAGCTTGGCAAGCCGACGGCTGGCCTTTTCACGCAGGGCTGCATCCGTTGCGGCGCGCGACGGTCGGGCTTGGCCGTTGATGGCTCGCTCAAGATGCATTCGAGCGTCATCCATCCGCCCTTCCTCCTGAAGGAAAGTGGCGAAGTAGAAGTGCACATCGATGCCCTCGGGACGAATCGCCACAGCGCGCTCGAACATGCGCTCGGCAGTGGCGTCATCACCAAAGGCCAGCGGCCAGCCCGGTGCCCGATCATAGAGCGCGCCAAGCGTCACATAGGCCGAGCCCTGAAGCCCGTCAGGGTCTTGCGCGACGGCGCGTTCGAGCACCTCTCGGGCTTCCTTGGCAAGCCCCAGGGCCGAGAGGCCACCCTCGGCGCGAGCCTGGGAAGCAAAGATGATGCCCTGCCATACCAGCAGCTCTGCCTCGTTCGGGTAGCGCTCACCCAGCGCTCGGGCCTCCACAGCCAGATCCTCGAGGGCGTTGGCCTGTTTTTCCTCTGGCAGCTCGGTGCTGATTCGCTCGAAGCGCGCAACCAGGGCGCTCAAGCTGGCCTTCCAGGCAGCGCTGGCTGCTTGAGTGTCGTCGTGGGATTCTAGCGTGCTTGTGCCCGTGGATGCCGTCTGGCCCTGAGTCCCGACGTCGGCCTGGGCATGCACCGCAGAAACCAGACAGCCACACAGCGCCAGGGCGGCCAGGCGAGAAGGTAGAGATGACATGGCAAGCATCCTCAATCAAACAGGTGGCAGGGGAATCGTCTTCACTGCATTCTAACGAACGTTTGATTTTATGCCTGCTCGACTTGCGTCGTAGTCGCGATCCAGGCGTGGCATTGTCACGCTCTCGGCCTAAGCTTAATGGGGCCTGGGCTTAACGAGACGCGCATCGAAATGTCATGGTTAAAGTACTTTCAAGCATCGCCATGAGCGCCATGTATTGTAGAAAGCCATGTAGAGAACCAGGTAGAAAGCTATGCAGCGAGCGACGGAGAGAGATATGAAGATAGATCTGAAGAGAGACCTGAAGAGAGCCATGCCATGAAGGGTCGCAACATGACGCGCTGGCGGGATCCCGCCAAGGACCCGCGCCAGGAACCCAAGAGTCATCTGATCACCGCTGAGGGCCATGCTAGGCTCAAGGGCATCCTTGACCACCTGTCCCGGGTAAAGCGCCCTGCGCTCTCGACCAAGGTCGGTGAGGCGGCAGCGCTCGGCGATCGCAGCGAGAACGCCGACTACACCTACAACAAGAAGGAGTTGAACCGCGTCATCGCGCGCATCCGCTATCTGACCAAGCGGCTGGACGAGCTGCAGGTGGTGGATCGCCTGCCGGCGGATACCGGCAAGGTCTATTTCGGGGCCTTCGTCACCCTCGAGGATGAGGACGGCGAGGAGCTTGAAATCCGCATCGTCGGCCACGATGAAACCCGCAGCGACCTTCGCTGGATCAGCGTCGACGCGCCGCTGGCCAAGGCACTGCTCGGCAAATCGCTGGACGATGAAGCGACGGTAGCCGCCCCCGCCGGCCAGACCACCTATGTGATCACCGCGATCCAGTACCGCACTCCTCAGCCAAGTTAGGGCGCCCCGAGGGACGACACCCACAGCCGCTATCGTGTGCGGCTACCTTGTAACGCTCCCATCTGCTCTGTAGGTCGTACTTACACCTCGACCGGCACCTCGACCGGGTGCGTCAGTCGTCCAGGGCGTAATCGATAGTCGTGACCACGCGTATCCGCTTGATGTCCGGGGTGTAGCTGTCCAGGTCCTCGATGGAGAAATACCCCTGGCTTGCCCGGCGAATGCGCCCTACGGCGCTGCCGGCGTCGCTGGCGAACTGCTCGGCGGCACGCCGTGCGTCCTGGGTGGCATCGGCGATCATCTCCGGCTTGATGGCTTCAAGCCCGGTGAACAGGAATTCGATGCGGTACTCGTAGTTGGGTGACAGCAGCACGCCGTTGCCTACCAGAGCGCCGGTTTTGGGCATGGCAGCCTTGACCCTCGCCACCTTGGGCGTGCGCAGCAGCACGGTAGCTTCGGCGCGATAGCGTTCCTCGGGAGGCGGCTGACCGTAGCTCTCGGCCTGCAGGTCACGCACATTGGGCGGCGTGACGCTGATGTTGCCGGCATCGAAGCCTTCGGCGGTCAGGAAGTCGCGAATGCGCGCCTCAGCGGCCGCCAGTTCAGCCTGCAAAGGCCCCAGTTGGTTGCCCGTTACACTGAAATGCAGCGGCCACAAGGCAAGATCGGCGGGCAGCTCTCGCTCGGCCAGCCCCTTGACCGTCACGACACGATCGGCCTGTTTCCACACCTGGGCGGCGGCGCGAATATAACTGCCGCCCCACACCAGCCCCAGCATCAGGAGACTACCCAGAATCAGCGCACCGACGATCCGACCCATGGTCATGACAAGCACTCCCTGCAAGATAAACGGATCGTCTAAGCATGCTACCCGTTGGTTTTTTTCGCCAGATAAACCCGAAACCGCCGGTTATCGGCGAGGAGCTGGAAGCTGCCGAAGGCGGCCTCAAGAAGGTCCGGATAGGGCAGAAAAGCATTGGCGACCAGTACCAGCTGGCCGCCGGGGGCCAGATGCGCCGGCGCCTCGCGGATCAGCCGCGCCGCCGGGCCATAGTCAATGGCCCGTTCCTGGTGGAACGGCGGGTTGCTGACGATGAGATCGAAGCACCGGCCCTCGAGCCGGGAATAAACATCGCTTTCAAGCGCCTCACCGGGAAGCTGATTGGCGGCCAGGGTGCGACGTGTCGCCTCTACCGCGAAGGCGTTGACGTCCACCGCCGTGACCACAGCACCGCGACGTGCCAGCCAGGCCGCCAGGATGCCGTCGCCACAGCCCACGTCCAGCACCGAGTCTTCCGCTTCGCCCTCGCTCTGGCACTTGGCAGCGGCATCAATAGCCGGCAACACCTCCGGCAGGGTATCGAGCAGCAGCCGAGTGCCATCATCGAGCTTGCCGTGACCAAACACGCCCGGGTGGCTGGCAAGCGTTAGCCCCTCAGCCTCGAAGCGGGTCCAGGCCAGGTCCGGGTCCAGGCCGACCGGCTCGAGGTGCGTTTCGAAGAGGGTGCAGCGGCGGGCGCTGTCGCGCTTGCGACAACCAAGCCCCAGAGACGCCAGCACCTTGAGGGCACGCTTAACGCCGCCATTGTTCTCGCCGACCACCTGCAAGGGCGTGCCGGCCGGCAAGGCCTGGCAGAGCCTGAGTAGCCACCACTCTCCCAGCGCATGGCTCTTGGGCCAGAACAGCACTGCCCCGGGCGGTACATCCGGGGTCTCCTGCAAGGCCGATAGCGCCACCTTACCGCGGTTCCGCCAGGCTTCCACGACGCTGTGATCGGCAGACAGCAGGCGCCCTTCGGCTTCTTCCAGCCACGCATCCCGGGGCGGCGCCACCCACAGCCAGTCGCGGTAGTCCATGGATTGGCGTTCCAGCAGCTGGCAAACGGCGGTCTCGGCGGGCATCTGTCAGGCTCCCTGGGATTATGAAGAGGGCGATGAAGAGGGCGATGAAGAGGAGGATGAGGTAGCGTCGACGGCAGCGGCCGGCCGAGTCAGGGTGTACAGCAGGTAGCGGCCCAGACGCCAATGGGGTTCGGCATCGCAGTAGCGCCGCTCGAGCTCCACCAGCTTGGCAAGGGCGGCGGAATCGAGCTCGCGGGTCTGCAGGTAGTCATGGAAGATGCGCACCCCGGCCCGCGCCTTAATGGTAAGCCCCGCTTCGCTAGCCCAGGTCTCGATCTGGCCATTTGTCAGCGGCGAGATCGGCGTGAGGCGCTGTCGCTGGCCGGTGCCCGCGAGACGATCCGCCAGCACCTTGTCGAGATTACCTTTGACCACGTTGGAGAGTCGCAGGGCATCGCGATTGAAGACCATCAACGACAGCTGGCCGCCAGGGGCAAGTGCCTCTGCCAGTCGCATGAAGGCATCACGCGGATCGGACAGCCATTCGAGCACCGCATGACAGACGATCAGCGGCCAGGGTCCCGGTGCCAGTTCGGCAAGGTCCTGCAGCGGAGCCTGGATCAGCTCGACCTGGGTATCGGTCAGTGCTTGCCGGGCGTGTGCCAGCATCTCTCCGGACGGCTCGAGCAGAGTCACCGGGTGTCTGCGCTGGTCAAACCAGCTCGCCATCTGGCCAAGCCCTCCGCCTACGTCCAGTACCGGTTGGCCAGCGAGGTTGAGAT
Above is a window of Halomonas sp. I5-271120 DNA encoding:
- a CDS encoding DUF1249 domain-containing protein; translation: MARNAYVTDLKTLQGECSANYLRLSRLLGELGAGERRDVALSGREQRFGTLHLEVLECAPYTTIVRVSQSGVLDAVIDPPCMRVHLYHDVRMAEVTDFQRQRHFHGRYRYPNARMHQPDEKLQLNRFLGEWLEHGMAHGHSLDAPVLR
- a CDS encoding NUDIX domain-containing protein, whose amino-acid sequence is MGEHHDPTPELDPPRFGSADVERLEDECLYQGFFRLERRRLRHRRFEGGWSEEVVREVHVRFDAVGVLLYDVERDAVVLVEQIRAGALDDTVSPWKLEPVAGLIKPGESPAEVARREAIEEANCPIGELIELHSYYPSPGACNERVTLFCGLVDSAGLGGVHGLDEEHEDIQVHVIPYLKAWELLDAGRLDNAMCLIAFHWLARERASLRARR
- a CDS encoding alkaline phosphatase D family protein — translated: MMPTDDVTSLPDVLAGPLLRRSSPERLVLWLVGSRSLPFELVLTPADGSEGRRLVLDESLCRCLPVGRHAVVHLIDVTLETPLPQDVRIDYDLVIRDASAGARSIADWAPHLCYQDARYQGGCHDAAALPGFVIASRIGQLLHGSCRKPHHPSGDGLVRADEWLGERWGEAHERPAWLLMTGDQIYADDVAGPMLAAIHALIARLGLVDETLEGAEVKDSPALYASPKGYYAREALLPDVYTSEALRERFFGGVRKPIFTTAHAHNHLITFAEMLAMYLLAWSPVPWQLITPAVPSLEAANRDQYDQEVAVIEEFVAGLPAVARVMANVPTLMIFDDHDVTDDWNLTAAWEETAYGHDFSRRIIGNALLAYLLCQGWGNDPDRLAAPLDDLANLLAEAAPPREPQDAAPATAPTPSGIPASTSGGWLAAASQDAVIARLLRFEGWEVIVPGTPKLLMLDTRTRRWRSEARRHRPSGLMDWEALCDLQQELLDEPSVLIVSPAPMFGVKLIEAVQKLFALGGKPLLVDAENWMAHRGAASVMLNIFRHSRTPGNYVILSGDVHYSFVYDIEVRHRQRGPQLWQITSSGLKNSFPDTLLDWFDRLNRWLYAPRSPLNRLTKRRALRIRPRDPDRAKAGERLWNGAGIGLVRLDDQGRPQEVRQLDARGFDVRFPPRGER
- the greB gene encoding transcription elongation factor GreB encodes the protein MKGRNMTRWRDPAKDPRQEPKSHLITAEGHARLKGILDHLSRVKRPALSTKVGEAAALGDRSENADYTYNKKELNRVIARIRYLTKRLDELQVVDRLPADTGKVYFGAFVTLEDEDGEELEIRIVGHDETRSDLRWISVDAPLAKALLGKSLDDEATVAAPAGQTTYVITAIQYRTPQPS
- a CDS encoding SIMPL domain-containing protein — its product is MTMGRIVGALILGSLLMLGLVWGGSYIRAAAQVWKQADRVVTVKGLAERELPADLALWPLHFSVTGNQLGPLQAELAAAEARIRDFLTAEGFDAGNISVTPPNVRDLQAESYGQPPPEERYRAEATVLLRTPKVARVKAAMPKTGALVGNGVLLSPNYEYRIEFLFTGLEAIKPEMIADATQDARRAAEQFASDAGSAVGRIRRASQGYFSIEDLDSYTPDIKRIRVVTTIDYALDD
- a CDS encoding methyltransferase, which gives rise to MPAETAVCQLLERQSMDYRDWLWVAPPRDAWLEEAEGRLLSADHSVVEAWRNRGKVALSALQETPDVPPGAVLFWPKSHALGEWWLLRLCQALPAGTPLQVVGENNGGVKRALKVLASLGLGCRKRDSARRCTLFETHLEPVGLDPDLAWTRFEAEGLTLASHPGVFGHGKLDDGTRLLLDTLPEVLPAIDAAAKCQSEGEAEDSVLDVGCGDGILAAWLARRGAVVTAVDVNAFAVEATRRTLAANQLPGEALESDVYSRLEGRCFDLIVSNPPFHQERAIDYGPAARLIREAPAHLAPGGQLVLVANAFLPYPDLLEAAFGSFQLLADNRRFRVYLAKKTNG
- a CDS encoding methyltransferase domain-containing protein; this translates as MAATSPSRPLATYLSVHGDRHFDGLADKFSAGLYGSVRGDIRLAVLDHLLPRHLNLAGQPVLDVGGGLGQMASWFDQRRHPVTLLEPSGEMLAHARQALTDTQVELIQAPLQDLAELAPGPWPLIVCHAVLEWLSDPRDAFMRLAEALAPGGQLSLMVFNRDALRLSNVVKGNLDKVLADRLAGTGQRQRLTPISPLTNGQIETWASEAGLTIKARAGVRIFHDYLQTRELDSAALAKLVELERRYCDAEPHWRLGRYLLYTLTRPAAAVDATSSSSSSPSSSPSS